One segment of Salvia splendens isolate huo1 chromosome 20, SspV2, whole genome shotgun sequence DNA contains the following:
- the LOC121781595 gene encoding protein ALP1-like gives RSRKYINRNREEAAARLVRDYFCDNPIWGDTYFRRRFRMRKPLFLHIANTLAAREEFFREGFDAVGRPSHTTLQKCTAAIRQLATGQTADIFDEYLHIGDSTGRLCLLNFCRGVRAAFSDEFLRRPTTEDCQFLLNLHEQVHGFPGMLGSVDCMHWQWKNCPVAWRGSYTSGHKGTHPTVVLEAVADYRLWIWHAYFGVPGSNNDVNVLQQSDLFTEVLDGKAPAINFVANNRRYKMGYYLADGIYPKWPTFVKTCGRPTNPKQALFAQKQEAARKDVERAFGVLQARFNIIKAPARSWFMESMVDIMYTCIILHNMIVREINFKGKVIYLRGCSDYDAIMEELFLNKGIANAQNVILTVSLAGGLTTILHCDKLCMRTSSGKDLLEPIDPEIDHARRKMKNDLSKMGDNTREEITLLRRQIQELLNDTDSERAVREEQQRKNRDIAPLSGCSIMKI, from the exons cgctcccggaagtacatcaatcggaaccgggaggaagccgccgcacggttagtacgcgactacttctgcgataacccgatttggggagatacctatttccgtcgccgtttccgcatgcggaaaccgctatttctccacatagcgaatactttggcggccagggaggagttcttccgagaagggttcgacgcggtcggtcgtcccagccacacgacgctgcagaaatgtactgcagccatccggcagcttgcgactggacaaacggccgacatattcgacgaatacctgcacatcggagacagcactgggcgcttgtgcttgctcaacttctgcagaggcgtccgggcagccttcagtgacgaatttctccggaggccaaccacggaggattgtcagttcctcctcaacctgcacgaacaagtgcacggattccccgggatgcttggcagtgtcgattgcatgcactggcaatggaagaattgcccggtggcttggaggggttcctacacgagcggccacaaaggcacccacccaaccgttgtactcgaggccgttgccgactaccgactttggatctggcacgcgtacttcggggtccctggctcgaacaacgacgtaaacgtgctccaacagtccgacctctttaccgaagttttggatggtaaagcgccggccatcaacttcgtcgccaacaaccgacggtataaaatggggtactatctcgccgacggcatctacccgaagtggccgaccttcgtgaagacgtgcggcaggccaacgaacccaaagcaggctctttttgcgcagaagcaggaggctgcgcgcaaggatgtggagagggcgttcggggttctccaagcgcgcttcaacatcatcaaagccccggctcgttcgtggttcatggagagcatggtcgacatcatgtatacgtgcataatcttgcacaacatgattgtccga GAAATAAATTTCAAGGGCAAGGTGATTTATCTTAGGGGGTGCTCGGATTACGATGCTATAATGGAAGAGCTATTTCTGAATAAGGGAATAGCCAATGCTCAAAAC GTTATATTAACTGTTAGCTTGGCAGGTGGTCTAACCACAATCTTGCATTGTGACAA GTTGTGTATGCGAACAAGTTCTGGGAAGGACCTCCTAGAACCTATTGATCCGGAGATCGACCATGCTCGtaggaaaatgaaaaatgaccTAAGTAAGATGGGAGACAACACTCGAGAGGAGATTACACTATTGCGAAGGCAAATACAAGAGCTGCTAAATGATACAGATTCGGAGAGAGCAGTCAGAGAGGAGCAACAAAGGAAGAATAGGGATATAGCGCCTTTAAGCGGATGTTCAATCATGAAAATATGA